In Candidatus Caldatribacterium sp., the genomic stretch TTTTCTCCCAGAAAGTCGCCTCCACCGTTCCAAAAGCGGTATCCCCAGAAAAGTAGTTGTGGTAGTAGGTCAGGTAGTAGCCGGTATCTTTCGCGTAGCCCACAAGAGGGAGGAGGGGAAGCTGTTCCTTGCGGTTCAGGAAGAAGGCATAAGAAGGAAGGGAAAAGAGCCTTCGGCCAAAGTCAAAGTACGAAAGGTGGTAGAGGACAACCTTTTTATTGGGGTAGATGACGATGCGTTTTGCCTCGAAAAAGTAGTGGGGTTCCGGGAGGTCGCACCCTGTAACCCGAGCGCCTTCGATGGTCATGGTGTCCTCTCTCTCGGTCACCTCTTCTCCCCGGAAAAAGAGCTTCCCCTGTACGCCTTTCCCGGTGATTTCTGAGACCACCTTCCAGGAGCGCCAGAAATCCTCCTTCCAGTTGTACACGACTTCCTCGGCGGAGAACCCCTCGTCCTTTTGGGTCACCCGCACATTGCCCCGGGCCCTGAGCTCCTCTTTTTTGAGGAAGACCCAGATTTCGTCAGCGGTCAAGGTGATGTCCTTGTAGGTGAGCTTTCCCTGGAGCACAAAGACCTCCTCATCGCTCAGGCGGTAGATAAGGCGCGCCCCTTGAAGCTCTATGGCTTCCTCTGCCGCAAAAGCAGGGGAAAAGAAGAGAAAGAGTGCGAAAACGGCAAAGCAGAGCCTTTTGGGCAAGCTCATTCCTTCTCCTTGATGACGAATCTTGCCCGGGTGATACCCTCTGCCTCAAGGGTTTCGGTGTCGAGGACGTACACCGCTTTGGCCACTTCAATTTCCCGCTCTTTCTCGGTGATGACCACGTTCCCTTCAAGGACTACCCGTTCTTCAGCCTCGGGAAAGTAATGTGCCCGATCCGCCCGGAGAGAAACTTCCTTCCAGGTAATCTCCACTTTCCCCTCGCTCCAGGCTTCTTCGTTCTTCCCGTTGTACGAGAGGCTCTCCGCTTTCCAGAGGATGACTGAGGTCTCCCCTTCCTTCTCCCGGGTCTTCCGAAGCTCAACGCTCCCAGAGAACACGTAGAGTTCGGCGTCGAAATCCCCCTCCATGGCAAGAGCCTGGATTTCAGTCTTTCCCCGGGTTACCCGAACTCCGCCTCGAAAGGACCCCCGATTAGCCTTGAGGTCAAAGGTGAGTTCCTGACACTCGATGCGGTTCTCCCCCTGGATGATGACGACATTCCCCGAAGCGGTGAAGACCTCGTTCTTCGAATCATAGGAAATCTTCTCGGCGCTCTCGAGGAAAACTTCTTTTTTCTCTTCCTCTTCCTGAGCAAGGGCAACCGCAACGCAGAAAAAAAGAAGAAAAGGTATGCAGAGGAGGAGTTTTCTCACGTTCATCCCTTCCTTAAGAGCTCGGCTTTCGTTTATTATATCACTTGGAAGGAGGGAAACGATGGAGAACCAGGTCACTACCATCCTCAGCCGCCTGAAAGAGCGTTTTCCCAACGCCCGGCTCCTCCTTGAGTTCCGGAACCCTTTTGAGCTCCTCATTGCCACCATTCTTGCCGCCCAGGCACGGGATGAAAAGGTGAACGAAGTCACTAAGGAGCTCTTTGCCCGTTTCCCCACTCCAAGAGATCTGGCAGAAGCACCTTTTGAGGAAATTGCAGCCATCGTGAAACCCCTCAACTACGCTCGCAAAAAGGCAGCATTCATTCAGGAAGTGAGCAGAGTCCTGGTAGAAAAATTCGGCGGGAATGTACCGGCCTCCCTGGAGGACCTTGTAGAACTTCCCGGGGTGGGGAGGAAAACGGCAAACATTGTCCTTGCCAATGCGTACGGTATTCCTGCCATTCCCGTAGACACCCACGTGGGACGAGTTGCCCAGCGCATCGGCCTGAGCCAATCTAAAACTCCCGAGGACATAGAGGAAGACCTCATGCGGGTCATTCCCCAGGAAATGTGGATAGCAGCGTCCCACCTTCTTGGATTCCTCGGGAGGTTCATCTGCGAGGCGAAGAAACCCCGCTGCAACGCTTGCCCTATTGTTGACCTCTGTGAGTATTCGGAGAAATCCCTCTAATCTGGCCTACCCAGGCCTTTGCCCAGAGGGTAACGGGGCCTTTCACCGAGGCCTGGAGAGAGGAAAGGGTTTCATTCTCGTCCTCTTTCTCCGTATCCTCCACAAACTTCCCCTCGAAGTCGATATCGAGAAAGCAGCCCTCAAAAACCCCCTCGCCCCAGAGTCTCACCCGACCCCGGTAGTAAATGGTGGCCTCAACGTCGAGGGAATCAAGGCGCCGGGAAGATAAAAGGAGCACTCCATCCTCGGGGTAGCGGTTCGCAAAGAGACGGAATTCCTTATCCTGGAAAAACCCAATGACCTCGACAAAGGGGAATCCAAAACCTACTTCCACAAAGCGGTCCTTGAGGGAAATTTCGGGGGGAATCTCCTTCCAAAGCCCAAGGAGTTCTTCCCATTCCTCCTCGCGAACTTTCACTCCCCTCCCCACGGGACCCCAGAAGAAGGAACGGTCTTCCGAAAAGTACATGGCAAGCATCAGATGCCGAAACCCTTCCTGCATGAAGCATTTTGGAAAGATTCGCTTCCGACTCAGGTCGAATTCCATCTCGATGGCGAAACCCCGCTCCTGAGCCCTCCGGAGAGTCAGCACAATCACCCCATCCCGGTCAGAATGGAAGTGGATGACCCTCCGCCCTCGAGTCTCCCGGCGAAGGACAGTCGTTGGACCCTCCTGGTACCCATAGAGATTTGCATCTCGTATCTGGGGTGTGAATGGGGCCCGGACGATGTAGGTTTGAGTGCGACCAAGGAGGTTCGTAGCGTTCTTCGCCTCAAGAAAGAAGAGGTACCCCTCGAACTCCTCAACCGGCAGAACAAATCGCCCCTCTTTCCCAACCTCCGGACCGTCCTTCTGGAAAACAGGGAGACGAAAAGGACGGATGTAGAGCGTTGCCTCCACTTCTTCTCGAGCCTTCCAGAGGACAACCAGGTAGTGCCCGTCTTCCCCGAAGAAGTACTCGATTTTCTCAAAAAGGCGCAAGGGATCCAGGGAGGCCACAAAATCCTTCTTGGCCGTCTCCTTCAAGGGAGGAAACTGCAGGAGGTTCTTTCCCCTTCGCCAGAGTCGTAAAAGGTCTTCCCTCCAGGACCGTAATGCCTCTTCATCAGGAAGATTCCCCGATTTTTCCGAGAGAGCCATCTCGCGCTTGCGGAGAATGGCCGAAAGCGTACTCTCGCTTCCCACCACCCCCACCTCGTGGTGCTTCTTCTCTCCCACCTCCGCAAAGGCCAAGGCCACAAGGTCACCATCAACGTACACCTCAAGGAAGTAACGTTCCCCAGAGGGAACCCGGGCTACAAATTCCCCCTCGTCGTTCGTTACCGTCTGGGTAACCGGAGCCCCACCTTCGGCAAGAACCACAAGGATTTTTGCCCCCACAATGGGGACCTCCGGCGCCTCTTCCTCATCCGAAGAGGGATACTCAAAAAAGCCGTCATGAAATGGGGTATCCGCAGGAAGCATCACCGTGCCATGCAGAAAGGTCACCGAACTCCACTCCCTCGCTTTTTCATCTCGTACATCCGCTGGTCAATCTCCTGGAAAAGCTCGTTGACCGTTTTTCGGCCATCCCAGGAACACACACCATACGAAACCCGAACGGGAAAGGGTTCCCCCATCACCTGGGCTCCTCGGAGGTTCCGACTCACCCGGTCCATGACCTTGTGGGCATCCTCCTCTTTTGCCCGGGGGAGAACGAGGACGAACTCATCCCCCCGTAGCGGGCCACAACGTCACTTGAGCGGAGACTCTCCTGTAGCGTTCGGGCTACCATGCGGAGCACTTCGTCGCCGAAAACATGACCGTAACGGTCGTTGATCGCCTTAAAGGCATCGATATCAAGCATCACAAGGGTCAGGGGGTATCCCTCCCGGCGAGCCCGCTCCAGCTCTTTCCTCAAGTACTCTTCAAGGAAACGACGGTTGTAAACCTCGGTGAGCTGGTCGTAGAGGGCAAAACGCAAGAGCACCGCCTCGTACCGCTTTCGATCCCCAATGTCCCGAAGGGCAAGGAGGTAAAAT encodes the following:
- the nth gene encoding endonuclease III, translated to MENQVTTILSRLKERFPNARLLLEFRNPFELLIATILAAQARDEKVNEVTKELFARFPTPRDLAEAPFEEIAAIVKPLNYARKKAAFIQEVSRVLVEKFGGNVPASLEDLVELPGVGRKTANIVLANAYGIPAIPVDTHVGRVAQRIGLSQSKTPEDIEEDLMRVIPQEMWIAASHLLGFLGRFICEAKKPRCNACPIVDLCEYSEKSL
- a CDS encoding carboxypeptidase regulatory-like domain-containing protein, giving the protein MTFLHGTVMLPADTPFHDGFFEYPSSDEEEAPEVPIVGAKILVVLAEGGAPVTQTVTNDEGEFVARVPSGERYFLEVYVDGDLVALAFAEVGEKKHHEVGVVGSESTLSAILRKREMALSEKSGNLPDEEALRSWREDLLRLWRRGKNLLQFPPLKETAKKDFVASLDPLRLFEKIEYFFGEDGHYLVVLWKAREEVEATLYIRPFRLPVFQKDGPEVGKEGRFVLPVEEFEGYLFFLEAKNATNLLGRTQTYIVRAPFTPQIRDANLYGYQEGPTTVLRRETRGRRVIHFHSDRDGVIVLTLRRAQERGFAIEMEFDLSRKRIFPKCFMQEGFRHLMLAMYFSEDRSFFWGPVGRGVKVREEEWEELLGLWKEIPPEISLKDRFVEVGFGFPFVEVIGFFQDKEFRLFANRYPEDGVLLLSSRRLDSLDVEATIYYRGRVRLWGEGVFEGCFLDIDFEGKFVEDTEKEDENETLSSLQASVKGPVTLWAKAWVGQIRGISPNTHRGQQ